A region from the Coleofasciculus sp. FACHB-T130 genome encodes:
- a CDS encoding polysaccharide deacetylase family protein, whose protein sequence is MQLAPLFPIVYRILQPAFPRCLWSGTGNSRAIALTFDDGPHPQYTPELLKVLDHYNIPASFFWLGVCVNRAPATAKEVYRRGHWLGLHGYDHRAFPKLSPSDLKQSMEQTQQAIQQACQLDPQFVRDVRPPNGLFTPQTLDLLQQWNYRPVMWSVVPEDWVQPGVSVVVQRVLRQVQNGSVIVLHDGYYGGQDVAETTAQLVPKLLQQGYQFVTIDALWQQSQLTFLT, encoded by the coding sequence ATGCAGCTAGCTCCGCTATTTCCTATTGTGTACCGAATTCTTCAGCCTGCCTTTCCCCGTTGTCTGTGGTCGGGTACTGGAAATTCACGAGCGATCGCTCTCACGTTTGATGATGGTCCCCATCCCCAATACACTCCCGAACTCTTGAAAGTGCTAGACCACTACAACATACCCGCAAGTTTTTTTTGGCTGGGTGTTTGCGTTAACCGCGCACCAGCAACTGCCAAAGAAGTCTACCGGCGAGGTCACTGGCTTGGGCTGCATGGGTACGATCATCGCGCTTTTCCCAAGCTGAGTCCATCTGACCTCAAACAAAGTATGGAACAGACACAGCAGGCGATCCAACAAGCCTGTCAACTCGATCCACAATTTGTTCGTGACGTTCGACCCCCTAATGGTTTGTTTACACCCCAGACTTTAGATTTATTGCAGCAGTGGAACTATCGACCTGTCATGTGGAGCGTGGTGCCGGAAGACTGGGTACAGCCTGGGGTTAGCGTCGTCGTACAGCGAGTTTTGCGGCAAGTCCAAAATGGTTCGGTCATTGTTTTGCATGATGGCTATTATGGAGGTCAAGATGTGGCTGAAACGACCGCCCAGCTAGTGCCTAAACTATTGCAGCAAGGATATCAATTTGTTACCATCGATGCGCTGTGGCAGCAAAGTCAGTTGACCTTTTTAACCTAA
- the rpoD gene encoding RNA polymerase sigma factor RpoD, whose amino-acid sequence MTQANDVLEIITPPESELDLLIDEDADQDDFVDVTPDEDEGKPGKVSRSRRRVQTKKKHYTEDSIRLYLQEIGRIRLLRADEEIELARKIADLLELERLREQLIENLEREPQDIEWAEGVLKSERVWEQLATQLGREPQQEEWSKEVKKRLPAFRHRLYVGRRAKDKMVQSNLRLVVSIAKKYMNRGLSFQDLIQEGSLGLIRAAEKFDHEKGYKFSTYATWWIRQAITRAIADQSRTIRLPVHLYETISRIKKTTKLLSQEMGRKPTEEEIATRMEMTIEKLRFIAKSAQLPISLETPIGKEEDSRLGDFIEADGETPEDQVSKNLLREDLESVLDTLSPRERDVLRLRYGLDDGRMKTLEEIGQIFNVTRERIRQIEAKALRKLRHPNRNSILKEYIR is encoded by the coding sequence ATGACCCAGGCCAACGACGTACTCGAAATCATCACTCCGCCTGAGAGCGAGTTGGATCTCTTAATTGATGAAGACGCGGATCAAGACGACTTTGTAGACGTAACGCCCGATGAAGACGAAGGTAAGCCTGGTAAGGTCAGTAGATCCCGTCGTCGGGTGCAAACGAAAAAGAAACACTACACTGAGGATTCGATTCGTCTCTATTTACAAGAAATTGGTCGGATTCGTCTCTTAAGAGCCGATGAAGAAATTGAACTCGCACGCAAGATAGCCGACTTACTAGAATTAGAGCGTTTGCGCGAGCAACTGATCGAAAATCTGGAGCGGGAACCGCAGGATATAGAGTGGGCTGAGGGAGTGCTGAAATCTGAGCGAGTCTGGGAACAACTCGCTACTCAGCTAGGGCGAGAACCCCAACAAGAAGAGTGGTCTAAAGAGGTGAAGAAGCGCCTACCAGCGTTCCGACATCGCCTCTATGTAGGTCGCCGCGCTAAAGACAAAATGGTGCAGTCAAACCTGCGTTTGGTGGTTTCGATTGCCAAAAAATATATGAATCGCGGCTTATCCTTCCAAGACTTGATTCAGGAAGGCAGTCTAGGCTTGATTCGAGCCGCTGAAAAATTTGACCACGAAAAAGGTTACAAATTCTCCACGTATGCGACGTGGTGGATTCGTCAGGCAATTACGAGAGCGATCGCGGATCAATCTCGCACCATTCGACTACCTGTTCACCTGTACGAAACCATTTCTCGGATCAAAAAAACTACCAAGCTTCTATCCCAAGAAATGGGTCGCAAACCCACTGAAGAAGAAATCGCTACTCGCATGGAAATGACCATCGAGAAACTGCGATTCATTGCTAAATCAGCTCAGTTACCCATTTCTCTAGAAACTCCCATCGGTAAAGAAGAAGACTCCCGTCTGGGTGACTTCATCGAAGCAGATGGTGAAACCCCCGAAGATCAAGTTTCTAAAAACCTCCTCCGGGAAGATCTAGAAAGCGTCCTCGACACCCTCAGCCCCCGCGAACGGGATGTGCTGCGTCTGCGCTACGGTTTGGATGATGGACGCATGAAAACTCTTGAAGAAATCGGTCAAATCTTCAACGTTACCCGCGAACGGATTCGTCAAATTGAAGCGAAAGCTCTCCGCAAGTTGCGGCATCCCAATCGCAACAGTATTCTCAAAGAATACATTCGCTAG
- a CDS encoding chlorophyll A-B binding protein, which produces MQTQDRNDATKIGFTPQAKNWNGRFATIGFFIAMMIELTTGQGVLHFWGLM; this is translated from the coding sequence ATGCAAACTCAAGACCGCAACGATGCAACCAAGATTGGCTTTACGCCCCAAGCTAAAAATTGGAATGGGCGTTTTGCCACGATCGGCTTTTTCATTGCCATGATGATTGAACTCACCACAGGTCAAGGCGTTCTTCACTTCTGGGGTCTGATGTAA
- a CDS encoding glycoside hydrolase family 15 protein: protein MLLNASQPLSDRLDDYYHQIKAVILNRQNPITGLLPASTAINAHGDYTDAWVRDNVYSILAVWGLALAYRKVDEDKGRTYELEQSVVKLMRGLLFCMMRQSHKVEQFKQSQSLLDCLHAKYNTSSGDVVVGDDAWGHLQLDATSLFLLMLAQMTASGLHIIYAIDEVNFVQNLVYYIGRTYRTPDYGIWERGNKINRGNPELNASSVGMAKAALEAISGLDLFGVRGSQASVIHVLPDEIARARMTLKSLLPRESSSKEVDAASLSVISFPAFAVENMELMERTRQKIIDKLEGRYGCKRFLRDGHQTVLEDTSRLHYEPWELQQFEHIECEWPLFFTYLVLDGLFRGDMEQVKDYQECLEFLLIEQDGLRLLPELYYVPAEKIEAERQNPHTQPRLPNENIPLVWAQSLYLLGEMLSEKLIAVGDIDPLGRHLSVGREGNPMVQIALLAEDEKLQAELAVHGIATQTPQQLEPIQVRQATELSAVYTQIGRNDKLGLTGRPVRRLRTLTTSRIFRIRSETIVFLPSFLDQQQFYLTLDYHFLVAEIQSELAYIQRNWFELGRPTMTLLLTHAMLETGSEALLELMQELKDGLCNGVRVKLGRLNQLMLTSGTQRIDFLHDFEFTQSPVQDAATRRYYLTSHPDKNWPLGNTQEFMLECETNLGLLLSSLRESENIYEQIELLHTLVRLQGLDFDTGFGGPEQRVTVADLLDEVYTKAGTSEASPHWTVVRHAAGLLNKVDIGLSDAVTDILVRGKQITVGKAYTEASLMARPMSYTEIMDKIREFCGEDIRDRVFTQEILIYLGLLIKGEPQLFDGLLTLRVGYLILLLTSELAHELRLTQDEAYEHLMQLSPFEVRMRLRQVLAGYEGMNQVLRQQESLHVKQQEQEIEWVVPVEPDEEEAPTAGGWLRQRQLDGALNRVPKDFYPSVWRLLKHCKGVVIGDKLERRNRLDSHLILSEMTPGEKNFALRIEHLLNKIQAPEYRKVNIEALMELAAIAQANPELQVEEYIVLDVLIGHAVRLAWLEKFPERADRYDEYKAAAWRAFYGTSPRDCAASIVKAFRFLTQFGQRSAA, encoded by the coding sequence ATGTTGCTAAACGCCTCACAACCGCTAAGCGATCGCCTAGACGATTACTACCACCAGATCAAGGCTGTCATTCTCAACCGTCAAAATCCGATTACGGGTCTGTTGCCCGCCAGTACTGCAATTAACGCCCACGGCGACTACACCGATGCCTGGGTACGCGACAACGTTTACAGCATTCTCGCCGTTTGGGGATTGGCGCTAGCTTACCGCAAAGTCGATGAAGATAAGGGGCGCACCTACGAGCTAGAACAAAGCGTCGTCAAGCTGATGCGCGGGCTGTTGTTCTGTATGATGCGACAGAGCCACAAAGTTGAGCAATTTAAACAAAGCCAATCCCTCCTAGACTGCCTGCACGCCAAATACAACACCAGCAGCGGTGATGTCGTAGTCGGCGATGACGCTTGGGGACACTTGCAGTTGGATGCCACCTCGCTATTTCTGCTGATGCTGGCTCAGATGACGGCATCGGGGTTACATATCATCTACGCCATTGACGAAGTCAACTTTGTCCAAAATCTGGTCTATTACATTGGCAGAACTTACCGAACCCCCGATTATGGGATTTGGGAGCGAGGAAATAAGATAAACCGGGGGAATCCAGAACTAAATGCCAGTTCGGTCGGGATGGCAAAAGCCGCTTTAGAAGCAATTAGCGGACTGGATTTATTTGGAGTGCGAGGTTCTCAGGCTTCTGTAATTCACGTGCTGCCGGATGAAATTGCTCGCGCCCGCATGACCCTGAAATCCCTGTTACCAAGAGAATCTAGCTCCAAAGAAGTGGATGCGGCTAGCTTAAGCGTCATTAGTTTCCCAGCCTTTGCGGTGGAAAATATGGAGCTGATGGAACGCACTCGACAGAAAATCATCGACAAGCTGGAGGGACGCTACGGCTGCAAACGCTTTTTGCGAGATGGACACCAAACTGTTTTGGAAGATACCAGCCGCTTGCACTACGAACCTTGGGAATTGCAGCAATTTGAGCATATTGAGTGCGAATGGCCTTTATTTTTCACCTACCTGGTTCTGGATGGCTTGTTTCGAGGAGACATGGAACAAGTTAAGGACTATCAAGAGTGCCTGGAGTTTCTGCTGATTGAGCAGGACGGTTTGCGGCTGCTACCGGAGCTTTATTATGTCCCGGCGGAAAAGATTGAGGCGGAGAGACAGAACCCCCACACCCAACCGCGCCTGCCGAATGAAAATATCCCCTTGGTGTGGGCGCAAAGCTTGTACCTGCTAGGAGAAATGCTGAGTGAAAAGTTAATCGCGGTGGGAGATATTGACCCGCTGGGACGGCACCTGAGTGTGGGTCGGGAAGGAAACCCGATGGTACAAATTGCGCTGCTGGCAGAAGATGAAAAGTTACAGGCTGAATTAGCAGTCCACGGCATTGCAACCCAGACGCCGCAACAACTGGAGCCGATTCAGGTGCGTCAAGCAACAGAACTCTCAGCGGTTTATACCCAAATTGGGCGGAACGACAAGCTGGGACTCACGGGCAGGCCCGTGCGCCGGTTGCGGACTTTAACAACATCGAGGATTTTTCGTATTCGCAGCGAGACGATTGTCTTCTTACCGTCATTTTTGGATCAACAGCAGTTTTACCTGACCCTTGACTACCATTTCTTAGTTGCTGAAATTCAGAGCGAACTTGCTTATATTCAGCGCAATTGGTTTGAGCTAGGGCGTCCTACCATGACGTTGTTGCTGACCCACGCAATGCTGGAAACCGGCTCAGAGGCGCTTCTGGAACTGATGCAGGAGCTAAAAGATGGTTTATGCAATGGGGTTCGAGTGAAATTGGGGCGGCTGAATCAGCTGATGCTGACATCTGGGACACAACGAATTGATTTTCTACACGACTTTGAGTTTACCCAATCGCCGGTTCAAGATGCCGCGACACGACGGTACTACCTGACCAGCCATCCTGATAAAAATTGGCCGCTGGGTAATACTCAAGAATTTATGCTGGAGTGCGAAACCAATTTGGGGTTATTGCTCTCTAGCCTGCGGGAGTCGGAAAACATCTACGAACAAATCGAGTTGTTGCATACCTTGGTGCGGTTGCAGGGATTGGATTTTGATACCGGCTTTGGAGGGCCGGAACAGCGAGTGACAGTGGCGGATTTGCTGGATGAAGTTTACACCAAGGCAGGCACCAGCGAAGCGTCCCCCCACTGGACGGTGGTACGTCATGCGGCTGGGTTACTGAATAAGGTTGATATTGGCTTGTCGGATGCGGTGACGGATATCCTGGTGCGGGGCAAGCAGATTACGGTGGGCAAGGCGTATACTGAGGCGTCGCTGATGGCACGCCCGATGTCTTATACAGAAATTATGGACAAGATCCGCGAGTTCTGTGGGGAGGATATTCGCGATCGCGTCTTCACTCAAGAAATCCTAATTTACCTAGGTCTGCTGATCAAGGGGGAACCTCAGCTATTTGATGGTTTGCTAACGCTACGGGTGGGATATTTGATCCTGCTGTTGACTAGCGAATTGGCGCACGAGTTACGCCTGACTCAGGATGAAGCTTACGAACACTTGATGCAGTTAAGTCCTTTTGAAGTGAGAATGCGGCTGCGCCAAGTATTGGCTGGGTATGAGGGGATGAATCAAGTGCTGCGTCAGCAAGAATCTTTACACGTTAAACAGCAGGAACAGGAGATTGAGTGGGTGGTGCCGGTGGAACCCGATGAGGAAGAGGCACCCACTGCTGGGGGTTGGTTGCGACAGCGACAATTGGACGGGGCGCTCAATCGAGTCCCGAAAGATTTTTATCCCAGCGTTTGGAGATTGCTGAAACACTGCAAAGGTGTAGTAATTGGGGATAAGCTAGAGCGTCGCAATCGTTTGGATAGCCATTTAATTTTGTCAGAAATGACGCCAGGAGAAAAGAATTTTGCCCTGCGAATCGAGCATTTGCTCAATAAAATACAGGCACCGGAATACCGAAAGGTAAATATTGAGGCATTAATGGAATTGGCAGCGATTGCTCAAGCGAATCCAGAGCTACAAGTAGAAGAATATATTGTGCTAGATGTGCTAATTGGTCATGCCGTGCGCTTGGCTTGGTTGGAAAAATTTCCAGAAAGAGCAGACCGCTATGACGAGTATAAAGCCGCTGCATGGCGTGCCTTTTACGGCACTTCTCCCAGAGATTGTGCGGCTTCTATTGTCAAAGCGTTCCGCTTCCTGACTCAATTTGGGCAACGCAGTGCTGCATAA